Genomic DNA from Paucilactobacillus hokkaidonensis JCM 18461:
GTATAATCAGCATTCGTTAACTGATCAATACGTGCCTTAACTTGCTGGTTTTCTGGATGCAAAATTGTTGAAAATAAATCATTATTAACACCCAGGACTTTTTGATTTTTACCTTGAAAAATTGCATCTAGTTCAGCTAGCTCATCTAATTTTTGATAAGCAAAAGCTAAATGGCGTTGAACCGACTCTGGTAGCTGTGTTTCTAATGAAGCATCATATGGAACATGTTGTAGCGAACAGGAACTGCTCAATACTATGTCACCTTGAACGTTCAACGATTTAAGTGTCTCAATGGTAGTCACATAATGATTCCGCCAAATGTTTTTACCGTTCACAACACCTGCAAAAAGCACTTTATCAGCAGGAAAGCCTTCCTGCTTAACTAATTTAATATTTTCCGTAGTGGCTACGAAATCCAGCCCGATACCATCAAAAGGTAATTTAGTAATCGTTTGGTAGGAATCACGCACGTCACCAAAATAAGTCTGCAATAAAACCTTTATATTCTTTTTGGATGCTAAAAGTTTGCTATAAATTTTATCAAATAGGGCAATATCGTCTTCGCTCTGATCAAAGCTAAGAGCTGGCTCATCTAATTGAAGCCAATCTACTCCTTGATCATTGAGTTTAGTAAGCAATTCACCATAGGCCGTAACTACAGCAGGTACAAAATCAATTGGTTGTTTTTTCCCTTTAAAAACACTTAGCTTAAGTAAAGTATAGGGCCCCACAATTACTGCCTTAGCATTTTCAACGTTCTGCTCTTTAGCCTCGTCAATTTCATCAAAAAGCTTAGACCCAATCAATTTTATGTCTGTATCATCATCAAATTCAGGAACAATGTAGTGATAGTTTGTATTGAACCACTTCTTCATCGGAAGGGCTTTAACCGACTTTGCTTCGCTCTGATAACCACGTGCCAACGCAAAATACTCATCTAAACTACTCAAACCCAAATCTTTATACCGGGCCGGGACAATATTAAATAAATAGGCCGCATCCAAAGTTGTATCAAAAAGAGAAAAATCACCAACTGGAATCAGATCAATCCCAGCTGCTTTTTGTTTGGCCCAGTGTTGAACTCTAAGCTGGTGCGCGATCGCTAAAAGCTCTGCCTTGGTTGCACGCTTTTTCCAATAATGTTCTGTTGCAAATTTCAATTCTCGCTGTTCACCAATTCTGGGAAACCCAATAATACTCGTTGTCATAATTTTCCTCCAATTAATTTTTAACAAAAAAACACCACCATTACACGCTCGGAAATAAA
This window encodes:
- the metE gene encoding 5-methyltetrahydropteroyltriglutamate--homocysteine S-methyltransferase, whose translation is MTTSIIGFPRIGEQRELKFATEHYWKKRATKAELLAIAHQLRVQHWAKQKAAGIDLIPVGDFSLFDTTLDAAYLFNIVPARYKDLGLSSLDEYFALARGYQSEAKSVKALPMKKWFNTNYHYIVPEFDDDTDIKLIGSKLFDEIDEAKEQNVENAKAVIVGPYTLLKLSVFKGKKQPIDFVPAVVTAYGELLTKLNDQGVDWLQLDEPALSFDQSEDDIALFDKIYSKLLASKKNIKVLLQTYFGDVRDSYQTITKLPFDGIGLDFVATTENIKLVKQEGFPADKVLFAGVVNGKNIWRNHYVTTIETLKSLNVQGDIVLSSSCSLQHVPYDASLETQLPESVQRHLAFAYQKLDELAELDAIFQGKNQKVLGVNNDLFSTILHPENQQVKARIDQLTNADYTRLPERSERERIQKDVFHLPELPTTTIGSFPQTKDVRQNRSKLRKGEITRTQYDAFNQEKIKRIIKFQEKAGVDILVHGEYERNDMVEYFGEKLDGFVFTQNGWVQSYGTRGVKPPIIWGDVSRNEPITVATTVFADHLTDHLVKGMLTGPVTIFNWSFPREDITPEQSVTQIALAIRDEVLDLEAHDIKIIQIDEPALRENLPLRKSDWYSDYLDWAVPAFRLVHSGVQPQTQIHTHMCYSEFGDIIQAIDNLDADVISFEASRSDLSLIDQLVAADFQTEVGPGVYDIHSPRIPSVEELEGIIRRIIAKLPATKIWINPDCGLKTRSEKEAFEAVTNMVKATKKVRS